In Lysinibacillus sp. FSL M8-0337, the following proteins share a genomic window:
- a CDS encoding phosphate-starvation-inducible protein PsiE: MAKAAKSDAKITPERLEEALNVRDRLIIELLVQVLDEKLVIERPVLRERLGNLVDLSDYDAELQETLHAVINKL, translated from the coding sequence ATGGCAAAAGCAGCAAAATCTGATGCAAAAATTACACCAGAGCGTTTAGAAGAGGCGTTAAATGTTCGTGACCGTCTTATTATTGAGTTATTAGTACAAGTTCTTGACGAGAAATTAGTCATTGAACGTCCTGTATTACGTGAGCGTTTAGGTAACCTTGTGGACCTTTCTGATTATGATGCAGAATTACAAGAAACTTTACATGCTGTGATCAACAAGCTGTAA
- the psiE gene encoding phosphate-starvation-inducible protein PsiE: MNQKHNTYQQLVKAVPKSLQLFLNVCLVLLALILSFLLMKELIEFLNILLTGGTSDYKLFLANILIFFLYFEFITMIIKYFKEDYHFPLRYFIYIGITAMIRLIIVEHDHAINTLIYALIILILIISYFIINITPLERPVRSSILMKKD; encoded by the coding sequence ATGAATCAAAAGCATAATACGTATCAACAACTTGTCAAAGCTGTCCCAAAATCTTTACAATTATTTCTCAACGTCTGCCTTGTATTATTAGCACTTATATTGTCCTTCCTGCTGATGAAAGAGCTTATTGAGTTTCTAAACATCTTATTAACAGGCGGTACAAGTGACTATAAACTTTTCCTAGCAAATATTCTTATTTTCTTTTTGTATTTTGAATTTATTACAATGATTATTAAGTACTTTAAAGAGGATTACCATTTCCCGCTAAGATACTTTATCTATATTGGGATTACAGCGATGATTCGCTTAATCATTGTCGAACACGATCATGCCATTAACACATTAATCTATGCCCTAATTATTTTAATATTAATTATTAGCTATTTTATTATTAATATTACACCTTTAGAAAGACCCGTTCGTTCATCCATTCTAATGAAAAAGGATTAG
- a CDS encoding GNAT family N-acetyltransferase translates to MRIVKKIQEEEVLKYVDIVIGAYPGVVQTSPQTRERLVSIFKHNMSNEPTINYYGLWENDSLLGGMRLHDFKMNLFSNIIPIGGVGQVAVDLLHKKERVAKELIDHFYQIFLEKDVHIVALYPFRPDFYKKMGFGYGPKMYQYSVQPSSFPKGSTKQHLKYLHQQEQQLLEDCYNRIALKKHGMFLKTKHELDNIFQNSQNYIIAVDKDDHIEGYIVFSFKKQSESNFLLNNMVIKEFLYETPEALLELSTFLNSQADQVNRIEWHTQDDNIHFFLGDVRNESNHLIPSVYHANAIVGIGLMYRIINVKGFFQELKQHHFNNSNITFKLTVCDSLLEENNKPLIIRAVDGVLEMLENAHYDVEMTIDIAELSSLVMGVVTVQELFMLGMLKVSDEQFLQELHKFFFVLNKPTCVTAF, encoded by the coding sequence ATGCGAATAGTAAAGAAAATTCAAGAAGAAGAAGTTTTAAAATATGTAGATATTGTGATTGGTGCTTATCCGGGAGTTGTGCAAACTTCTCCACAAACAAGAGAGCGATTAGTCTCCATTTTTAAGCATAACATGAGCAATGAACCAACTATAAATTATTATGGACTATGGGAAAATGACAGTTTATTGGGTGGTATGCGTCTCCATGATTTTAAAATGAACTTATTTTCGAATATCATTCCAATCGGTGGTGTTGGTCAAGTTGCAGTAGACTTACTGCATAAAAAAGAGCGAGTTGCAAAAGAACTAATCGACCATTTCTATCAAATTTTTTTAGAGAAAGATGTGCACATCGTTGCCTTATATCCATTTAGACCTGATTTTTATAAAAAAATGGGCTTTGGCTATGGACCGAAAATGTACCAATATTCCGTGCAACCATCAAGCTTTCCAAAAGGATCAACCAAACAGCATCTTAAATATTTACATCAACAGGAGCAGCAATTGCTGGAAGATTGTTATAACAGAATAGCACTGAAAAAGCATGGTATGTTTTTAAAAACAAAACATGAGTTGGATAACATTTTTCAAAATTCACAAAACTATATTATTGCAGTCGACAAAGATGACCATATAGAAGGCTATATCGTATTTTCGTTTAAAAAGCAAAGTGAGTCGAATTTTTTGCTGAATAATATGGTTATAAAAGAATTTCTATATGAAACACCCGAGGCTTTACTGGAGCTTAGTACGTTTTTAAATAGTCAGGCAGATCAAGTAAATCGAATTGAATGGCATACACAGGATGACAATATTCATTTCTTTTTAGGAGATGTACGCAATGAATCAAATCATTTAATCCCGAGTGTATACCATGCCAATGCTATTGTAGGTATTGGTTTAATGTATCGGATAATCAATGTAAAAGGTTTCTTTCAGGAACTAAAGCAACATCATTTTAATAATAGCAATATAACGTTTAAGCTGACTGTTTGTGATTCGTTGTTAGAAGAAAATAATAAGCCTCTTATAATAAGAGCGGTAGATGGCGTTCTGGAGATGTTAGAAAACGCACACTATGATGTAGAAATGACGATTGATATTGCGGAGCTTTCTTCGCTAGTGATGGGCGTGGTGACGGTTCAAGAATTATTTATGCTCGGCATGCTAAAGGTTAGTGATGAACAGTTTTTACAGGAATTGCACAAATTCTTCTTTGTGCTGAATAAACCAACGTGTGTAACAGCATTCTAA
- a CDS encoding fused response regulator/phosphatase, producing the protein MTILLVDDNAVNLFVIEKILKNAGYDNCVSLSSAYELFDYLELDAKNPAGTSVELILLDIMMPEIDGIEACKRIKQNEKFKDIQIIFVTALEDKNKLAEALDIGGVDYITKPINKTELLARIRVALRLKAELDWHMKQEMKIKYELDLATRVQRSLLSAPLTEDHIQIEVSYLPSSNLAGDMYYWYKINDHRYAVILLDMMGHGIPAALVCMFISSVLREAVKQLVEPELVIKELNRYMTLLQNAKEENIHYFTAIYIVIDTEQKTIEYVNAGHPAGYALVDEATLVPLNQGSCAVGFFEEIKVQKQTIKYHKDVQIVLYTDGVLEAMGPCEIESEKQLQKLTSSKWNYTQCLIDNLLPKEKQKNQPDDMCVLMIQAQAM; encoded by the coding sequence ATGACAATTCTTCTTGTAGATGACAATGCCGTCAATCTATTCGTAATTGAAAAAATTTTAAAAAATGCAGGTTATGATAACTGTGTATCTCTTTCATCAGCTTATGAGCTTTTCGACTATCTTGAGTTAGATGCAAAAAATCCCGCAGGTACTTCTGTTGAGCTGATTTTGTTAGATATTATGATGCCTGAAATAGATGGGATTGAAGCTTGCAAACGGATAAAACAAAATGAAAAATTCAAAGATATTCAAATTATTTTCGTTACAGCATTAGAAGATAAAAACAAGCTTGCGGAAGCACTCGATATCGGAGGGGTTGATTATATTACAAAGCCCATCAATAAGACGGAACTGCTTGCAAGAATTCGTGTTGCTCTAAGATTAAAGGCTGAATTAGATTGGCATATGAAACAAGAAATGAAAATCAAGTATGAATTAGATTTAGCTACACGTGTACAACGCAGTTTACTAAGTGCACCTTTAACTGAAGATCATATTCAAATCGAGGTATCCTACCTCCCCTCTTCAAATTTAGCAGGGGATATGTACTATTGGTATAAAATTAACGATCACCGTTACGCGGTTATTTTACTCGATATGATGGGTCACGGTATACCAGCAGCACTCGTTTGTATGTTTATCTCTTCGGTCCTAAGAGAAGCGGTCAAACAGTTGGTGGAGCCCGAGCTCGTTATTAAGGAATTGAATCGTTATATGACGCTTCTACAAAATGCAAAGGAAGAAAATATTCATTACTTTACAGCTATTTACATAGTGATTGATACGGAACAAAAAACAATTGAATATGTTAACGCTGGCCATCCTGCTGGCTACGCACTTGTTGATGAAGCAACACTTGTTCCTTTAAACCAAGGAAGCTGCGCTGTCGGCTTTTTTGAAGAAATAAAGGTGCAAAAACAAACTATTAAATATCATAAGGATGTTCAAATTGTTTTGTATACCGATGGAGTTTTAGAAGCAATGGGACCCTGTGAAATAGAGTCTGAGAAACAGTTACAAAAGCTAACCTCAAGCAAATGGAATTATACACAATGTCTGATAGATAATTTACTACCTAAAGAAAAACAAAAAAATCAACCAGACGATATGTGTGTATTAATGATTCAAGCACAAGCAATGTAA
- a CDS encoding protein-glutamate O-methyltransferase CheR: MDNQFQNFELKQQMNKHADMEIELLLEAIYRLSGFDFRQYNRSSISRRIYNRMRVSNIPTISRVQEKAIHEESFLEQLLNDFSINVTEMFRNPSFFKAFRKEVVPYLRQYPEIRIWHAGCATGEEVYSMAILLQEEGLIDRSVIYATDMNEHVLEKAKKGAFSIKKMQAYTTNYMLAGGNHAFSEYYKTDYQYAYFHPELLKNIIFAQHNLVTDQSFNEFHVIVCRNVLIYFSPALQSQVHHLFYDSLCQDGFLCLGDKETLRCEGIISKYKETVAIEKIYQKK, encoded by the coding sequence ATGGATAATCAATTCCAAAATTTTGAGCTAAAGCAACAAATGAATAAGCACGCAGATATGGAAATTGAGTTACTACTTGAAGCCATCTATCGTTTATCTGGTTTTGATTTTCGACAATATAATCGTTCATCTATATCTCGTCGGATTTATAATCGCATGAGGGTGAGTAATATACCGACGATTTCGCGAGTACAAGAAAAAGCGATACATGAAGAAAGTTTTTTGGAGCAGCTCTTGAATGATTTTTCTATCAATGTCACGGAGATGTTTCGTAATCCTAGCTTTTTTAAAGCGTTCCGTAAAGAAGTTGTTCCTTATTTAAGACAGTACCCAGAAATTCGTATATGGCATGCAGGATGTGCTACAGGCGAAGAGGTATACTCAATGGCTATATTATTACAGGAAGAAGGACTAATAGATAGGTCTGTGATTTACGCTACCGATATGAATGAGCATGTGTTAGAAAAGGCGAAAAAGGGTGCTTTCTCAATAAAAAAAATGCAAGCATATACAACGAATTATATGCTTGCGGGTGGTAATCATGCTTTTTCGGAATACTATAAAACAGACTATCAATATGCCTATTTCCATCCGGAACTTTTAAAAAATATTATTTTTGCACAGCATAATTTAGTGACAGATCAATCCTTTAATGAATTTCATGTAATTGTCTGCCGCAATGTTTTAATTTATTTTTCTCCTGCTCTACAAAGCCAAGTACATCATTTATTTTACGATAGCCTATGCCAAGATGGGTTTTTATGCTTAGGAGATAAGGAGACGCTACGTTGTGAAGGGATTATTTCAAAATATAAAGAAACTGTCGCCATTGAAAAAATTTATCAAAAAAAATAG
- a CDS encoding CHASE3 domain-containing protein yields the protein MDKKMKMGIRTKITLGYVVIILCLLASVIILNNQITSLQKERNFIIKYDSQVQTLTNRIEKYILDMETSQRGYIITGDSSYLEPYENAEENWKIDYNELYQLLEDRGNQQKKLDAIKATIEHWIATSGEPTIKLKKETNTAALQEFFKVDVGRKDMDTMRKQFDAFRADENAFTQAKAKQLDKTNSNLTTALFGILVLVSFIAIVIASGISRSIVKTITEVTQTIQEIAASKGNHRTRIHVKTNDEINALADATNELLDTLERREWLQANIAEIVTKYQGISAITKLAETFLSEMAQKTQSSFGAFYVREMQNNEVCFVKKASFADVGENVGIVQFKMGQGLIGQCALEKKVFINQDVSQDYRLIGTGLGEAPPKSIFIFPIIFEDEVIAVVELATMKSYTALQQELVNQVIETFGLTVNSILGRMEIVRLLNESRAMTEELQVQSEELQTQSEELQMQTEELTMINEQLEERTKEAEMKTKELESAKKDLEDSAEQLVLNSNYKSQFLANMSHELRTPLNSILILSEMLSENGNDNLTEEEMEFARVIHSSGEDLLALINDILDISKVEAGKIEIIFDEVNMSELPMQLEQVFAPVAKKKNLELHISKAANVVDIFYTDEKRFQQILKNLLSNALKFTEQGYVHLDIKQLDHQQLTTNMQEVSTEWLEITVSDTGIGIPKDKHQLIFESFQQADGATVRKYGGTGLGLSICKEFAKLLGGWVALQSEEGKGSSFTLTIPSLPNGLNTTAIDSAYVEVVATLEADDFVEEVEEPVEESYQVSPQEVEVFQGKNILIVDDDYRNIYALKAALEKRGMNILVAKDGLECLEIMEKNHKIDLILMDIMMPNMDGYEAMSIIRTKMKLTDLPIIALTAKAMNTDRDKSLEAGASDYISKPLNLDQLVSVLRVWLVSKGS from the coding sequence ATGGATAAAAAAATGAAAATGGGTATACGGACTAAGATTACCCTCGGCTATGTAGTGATTATTCTTTGTTTACTTGCTTCAGTGATTATATTAAACAATCAAATTACTTCCCTACAAAAGGAAAGGAATTTTATTATTAAATATGATTCTCAAGTTCAAACACTTACTAATCGTATTGAAAAATATATTTTAGATATGGAAACGAGCCAACGAGGTTATATTATTACAGGTGATTCGAGCTATTTAGAGCCATACGAAAATGCCGAAGAAAATTGGAAGATTGACTATAATGAACTCTATCAGTTATTAGAGGATAGAGGCAATCAACAAAAGAAGTTAGATGCGATTAAGGCAACGATAGAACATTGGATAGCGACATCTGGTGAACCGACAATAAAATTAAAAAAAGAAACGAATACCGCAGCATTACAAGAATTTTTTAAAGTCGATGTTGGTCGCAAAGATATGGACACGATGCGAAAGCAGTTTGACGCTTTCCGTGCAGATGAGAACGCATTTACGCAAGCTAAAGCAAAACAGTTAGACAAGACGAATAGTAATTTAACAACGGCATTGTTTGGCATCTTAGTGCTTGTATCTTTTATTGCGATTGTTATAGCTAGTGGGATTTCACGTTCAATCGTTAAAACAATAACAGAGGTCACACAAACAATTCAAGAAATTGCTGCTTCAAAAGGTAACCATCGAACAAGGATTCACGTTAAAACGAACGACGAAATTAATGCGCTGGCAGATGCGACAAATGAGTTATTAGATACACTTGAGCGAAGAGAATGGCTACAAGCTAATATCGCTGAAATCGTTACGAAATATCAAGGTATTTCTGCTATCACGAAATTGGCTGAAACTTTTCTTTCAGAAATGGCGCAAAAAACGCAATCGTCTTTTGGTGCATTTTATGTGCGAGAAATGCAAAATAACGAAGTCTGTTTTGTGAAGAAAGCGTCCTTTGCTGATGTGGGAGAGAATGTTGGTATTGTACAATTTAAAATGGGACAAGGTTTAATTGGTCAATGTGCGCTTGAAAAAAAGGTTTTCATTAATCAAGATGTTTCGCAAGATTATCGTTTAATCGGAACAGGCTTAGGTGAAGCGCCACCAAAGAGTATTTTTATTTTCCCTATTATATTCGAAGATGAGGTTATAGCTGTTGTAGAACTTGCGACGATGAAGAGTTATACAGCGTTACAGCAGGAATTGGTGAACCAAGTAATCGAAACATTTGGATTAACGGTCAACAGCATTTTAGGACGTATGGAAATTGTTCGACTATTAAATGAATCAAGAGCCATGACAGAGGAACTACAAGTCCAATCAGAAGAGCTACAAACGCAATCGGAAGAATTACAAATGCAAACAGAAGAGCTCACGATGATCAATGAACAGCTAGAAGAAAGAACAAAAGAAGCTGAAATGAAAACGAAAGAATTAGAGAGCGCAAAAAAAGATTTAGAAGATAGTGCGGAGCAACTTGTATTAAACTCTAATTACAAATCTCAGTTTTTAGCCAACATGTCCCACGAATTACGAACACCATTAAATAGCATTTTAATTTTATCTGAAATGTTATCGGAGAATGGCAACGATAATTTAACGGAAGAAGAGATGGAATTTGCAAGAGTCATTCATTCTTCTGGTGAGGATCTACTTGCATTAATCAATGATATTTTAGATATATCAAAGGTTGAGGCTGGTAAAATTGAAATTATTTTTGACGAAGTAAATATGAGTGAATTGCCAATGCAACTAGAGCAAGTCTTTGCGCCAGTAGCTAAGAAAAAGAATTTAGAATTGCATATTTCGAAAGCAGCAAACGTAGTCGATATTTTCTATACAGACGAAAAGAGATTCCAACAAATTTTAAAAAATTTATTGTCAAATGCATTGAAATTTACGGAACAGGGTTATGTACATTTAGATATTAAGCAGCTGGATCATCAACAACTAACAACTAATATGCAAGAAGTAAGCACAGAATGGCTTGAAATTACGGTATCTGATACGGGAATAGGTATTCCAAAGGACAAGCATCAGCTAATCTTTGAATCCTTCCAACAAGCAGATGGGGCTACTGTACGTAAATATGGTGGAACAGGTCTTGGATTATCCATTTGTAAGGAATTTGCAAAATTACTTGGAGGTTGGGTTGCATTACAAAGTGAAGAAGGGAAAGGCAGTAGCTTTACGCTGACTATTCCAAGTTTACCTAATGGCTTAAATACGACAGCCATAGATTCCGCTTATGTTGAAGTGGTCGCTACACTGGAAGCCGACGACTTTGTTGAAGAAGTGGAAGAGCCAGTAGAGGAAAGCTATCAGGTTTCCCCACAAGAAGTAGAAGTGTTTCAAGGGAAAAATATTTTAATCGTAGATGATGATTATCGTAATATCTATGCATTGAAAGCAGCACTTGAAAAAAGAGGTATGAATATTCTCGTTGCTAAAGATGGATTAGAATGTTTAGAGATTATGGAGAAAAATCATAAAATAGATCTTATTCTGATGGATATTATGATGCCGAATATGGATGGATATGAAGCAATGTCTATTATTCGTACGAAAATGAAGCTGACAGATTTGCCAATTATCGCTTTAACAGCAAAAGCAATGAATACAGATCGTGATAAATCTCTAGAAGCAGGTGCATCTGATTATATTAGTAAGCCGTTAAATCTAGATCAATTAGTATCGGTCTTACGCGTATGGCTAGTTTCTAAAGGGAGTTAA
- a CDS encoding M14 family metallopeptidase, with translation MDIFIRPGDSLWYFSDLFKIPLQLLLDSNRNINPQLLQVGQRIQIPGYVTTSYTITQGDSLWQIAQSKNLPLNAILLVNPEIQPSRLRIGQTIQVPQRLTWRLVNGQQNYDYSMMMNDIKKLQTAYPFLQSTSIGNSVLAQPIPEILIGNGSKRVHYNGSFHANEWITTPTIMTFLNDYLLALTNQTTIRGLSMGPLYNQTTLSLVPMVNPDGVNLVINGPPANEALKNKLIAWNNNSTNFSGWKANINGVDLNDQFPAKWELENARNPQAPGPRDYGGEAPLTQPEAIAMADLTRNSNFAWVLAFHTQGKVIYWGFENLEPPESQTMVEEFSRVSGYEPIQSANSYAGYKDWFIQDWRRPGFTVELGSGTNPLPIRQFDTIYQEALGIFLAGLYL, from the coding sequence GTGGATATATTTATTAGGCCTGGTGATTCACTGTGGTATTTCAGCGATTTGTTTAAAATACCCCTTCAACTACTCTTGGACTCCAATCGAAATATCAACCCTCAACTACTTCAAGTAGGACAACGCATTCAAATACCTGGTTATGTAACAACTAGTTATACCATTACCCAAGGCGACTCTTTGTGGCAAATCGCCCAAAGTAAAAATCTTCCGCTCAATGCCATTTTACTTGTCAATCCAGAAATCCAGCCAAGTCGATTACGCATTGGGCAGACAATACAAGTTCCTCAAAGGCTAACTTGGCGGCTCGTAAACGGCCAGCAAAATTATGATTACAGCATGATGATGAATGATATAAAAAAACTACAAACCGCCTATCCATTTCTTCAAAGCACATCCATTGGCAACTCCGTTTTAGCACAACCAATTCCTGAGATTTTAATTGGAAACGGCTCAAAACGCGTACATTACAACGGTTCCTTTCATGCAAATGAATGGATTACTACACCGACCATCATGACTTTTTTAAACGACTATTTACTCGCACTAACAAATCAAACGACCATTAGAGGGCTCTCGATGGGGCCACTTTATAACCAAACAACGCTATCACTAGTCCCGATGGTTAACCCCGATGGCGTCAATTTAGTTATCAATGGTCCACCAGCTAATGAAGCATTAAAAAATAAACTAATTGCTTGGAATAATAACAGTACAAACTTTTCTGGATGGAAGGCGAACATTAATGGTGTTGATTTAAACGACCAATTTCCTGCAAAGTGGGAGCTTGAAAATGCACGCAATCCACAAGCTCCAGGACCACGTGATTATGGAGGAGAGGCTCCGTTGACCCAGCCAGAAGCTATTGCTATGGCCGATTTAACAAGGAACAGCAATTTTGCTTGGGTTTTAGCATTTCATACGCAAGGCAAGGTCATTTATTGGGGATTTGAAAATCTTGAACCACCTGAATCACAAACAATGGTAGAAGAATTTAGCAGAGTAAGTGGTTATGAACCCATTCAATCTGCAAATAGCTATGCTGGTTATAAAGATTGGTTTATTCAAGATTGGCGCAGACCAGGCTTCACTGTAGAGCTAGGTAGCGGTACAAACCCGCTGCCAATTAGGCAGTTCGATACTATATACCAAGAAGCGTTAGGTATTTTTTTAGCCGGATTGTATTTATAA
- a CDS encoding PadR family transcriptional regulator: MVRSDIIRGHLDSIILRLILEKDRYGYEISQEISIRTNNRFQIKEATLYAVFQRLEKKEVIEAYYGDVSHGGKRKYYRITSLGRAYLSELVKEWAEVKEIIDLFMEGLE, encoded by the coding sequence ATGGTTCGAAGTGACATTATCCGTGGACACTTGGATTCAATTATTTTGCGGCTAATTTTAGAGAAGGATCGCTATGGTTACGAAATTTCCCAAGAAATAAGCATCCGGACAAATAATCGTTTTCAAATTAAAGAAGCAACTCTATACGCCGTATTTCAACGTTTAGAAAAAAAAGAAGTAATTGAAGCCTATTATGGCGATGTATCGCACGGAGGCAAAAGAAAATATTATCGTATTACCTCATTAGGCAGGGCTTATTTAAGCGAGCTTGTAAAAGAATGGGCAGAAGTGAAGGAAATTATCGACTTATTTATGGAGGGCTTAGAATGA
- a CDS encoding permease prefix domain 1-containing protein gives MKKIKHHIDELFKDMPRNTETEMVKQEIIENLEEKVFYLMEQGKEEEDAINKAIVEFGDIEDLKKELGVKEPEKKSMAKLNLEFSLWGSGLIAAFFIFINLYYTPNTIWAIYPIFAILWWPLSMYFVWSRKKWSE, from the coding sequence ATGAAAAAAATTAAACATCATATTGATGAGCTATTTAAAGACATGCCACGCAATACTGAAACAGAAATGGTGAAACAGGAAATCATCGAAAACCTTGAAGAAAAAGTATTTTATTTAATGGAGCAAGGGAAGGAAGAAGAGGATGCCATCAATAAAGCAATCGTTGAATTTGGCGATATTGAAGATTTAAAAAAGGAATTGGGTGTAAAAGAGCCTGAAAAGAAAAGTATGGCTAAGTTAAATTTAGAATTTTCGCTATGGGGAAGTGGCTTAATAGCAGCGTTTTTTATTTTTATCAATCTTTATTACACACCCAATACAATTTGGGCAATCTACCCGATTTTCGCAATACTATGGTGGCCCCTTTCGATGTACTTCGTCTGGTCACGTAAGAAATGGAGTGAGTAA
- a CDS encoding serine hydrolase domain-containing protein — protein MYKQQSAIRKISAIFLLILFTVNGVVFANSNPVMDKDKNLDISAIDAFMTKEIDRLQIPGASLAIVKENQVEYLQGYGISKPDGTKMTPQTPIVIGSVSKSFTALAIMQLVEQGKLHLDDSVSSILPTFQLANKEEAKKITILHLLNQTSGLSTYDGQVSISDGDQTLQEHVKSLATIKLASPVGSQYEYSNLNYNVLGAVIEEVTNTSYKNYVEEHIFKPLAMHNSYADPKDDTNNTSATGYQTVFGFKMPTKQLIHRGTVSSGYLLSSAEDMANYMLAHLNNGHFNGINILSPNAMNKLHHPFAFIGDNTYYAMGWEVKNTIISHNGWTENTYSKVLLDKEYGISLQINAMDYFNLNEYDAIVSGLHQLVHQEQPSLSNSKPFLKYILFDLLLAIMIALIVRSIYQLFKRKKPKVTTFHMAFHWFSLAVFNLLLPSFVLIRFPQLFGPLSTVTLFAPGIGHLLFIIPVSFLIIGGITLVQYLLKKPVLGS, from the coding sequence ATGTATAAACAACAATCAGCTATACGGAAAATTTCCGCCATCTTCCTGCTCATACTATTCACTGTCAATGGCGTTGTATTTGCCAATAGCAATCCTGTCATGGATAAAGATAAAAACTTAGATATTTCTGCTATTGACGCATTTATGACAAAAGAAATTGACCGATTGCAGATCCCAGGGGCTTCACTCGCTATCGTTAAAGAAAACCAAGTTGAATATTTGCAAGGTTATGGTATTTCAAAACCTGATGGGACAAAAATGACACCACAAACACCTATCGTCATCGGCTCCGTTAGTAAATCATTTACTGCTCTTGCTATCATGCAGCTTGTGGAACAAGGGAAACTCCATTTAGATGATTCAGTGTCCTCTATACTACCAACGTTTCAACTTGCTAATAAAGAGGAAGCTAAAAAAATCACCATTCTACACTTGTTAAATCAAACAAGCGGTCTCTCTACATATGATGGTCAAGTATCAATATCCGACGGTGATCAAACATTACAAGAACATGTAAAAAGCTTAGCCACTATAAAGTTGGCATCACCTGTAGGTAGCCAATATGAATATTCGAATTTGAATTATAACGTATTAGGTGCAGTCATAGAGGAAGTTACAAATACATCCTATAAAAACTATGTAGAGGAACATATTTTTAAGCCGCTGGCAATGCACAATAGTTATGCAGATCCAAAAGATGATACCAACAATACTAGCGCTACGGGTTATCAAACTGTATTTGGATTTAAGATGCCTACAAAACAGTTAATCCATCGTGGCACTGTTTCTTCAGGATATCTTCTTTCTAGTGCTGAAGATATGGCAAATTACATGTTAGCGCACTTGAATAATGGTCACTTTAACGGGATAAACATACTATCACCAAACGCAATGAACAAATTACACCACCCTTTTGCATTTATCGGGGATAATACTTATTATGCAATGGGTTGGGAAGTAAAAAATACTATTATCTCCCATAATGGCTGGACAGAAAACACCTATTCAAAAGTGTTATTGGACAAAGAATACGGTATTAGTCTACAAATTAATGCGATGGATTATTTTAATTTAAATGAGTATGATGCCATCGTCAGTGGCCTTCATCAACTTGTTCACCAAGAACAACCCTCATTATCAAATAGTAAGCCATTTCTAAAATATATACTGTTCGATTTACTATTAGCGATCATGATTGCACTCATTGTTCGCTCTATCTATCAATTGTTTAAACGTAAAAAACCAAAAGTAACAACTTTCCATATGGCGTTTCATTGGTTCTCACTAGCCGTCTTTAACTTGCTGTTGCCTTCATTTGTTTTAATTCGTTTCCCGCAATTATTTGGTCCATTATCTACTGTAACTTTATTTGCACCTGGAATAGGACATTTGTTATTTATAATACCTGTATCGTTTTTAATAATAGGGGGCATCACGTTAGTTCAATACCTACTGAAGAAACCTGTACTAGGTTCATAA
- a CDS encoding MarR family transcriptional regulator: MSKNNPMHEVEIIMREMLEIQQKSMMFVNLLSEGETLSQNQLILLLQLKINGGMKATEIADFFSVTPGAVTSMCDKLEKLHFVQRVRESEDRRVVNMKLTTEGEQKVQEIFLKLPQEKLTEIANVLTDVNQLMQKIF; this comes from the coding sequence ATGTCAAAAAATAATCCAATGCACGAAGTTGAAATCATCATGCGCGAAATGCTTGAAATACAGCAAAAATCTATGATGTTTGTGAATCTGCTGTCAGAAGGCGAAACATTATCTCAAAACCAACTTATCCTTCTTCTTCAGCTAAAAATCAACGGTGGTATGAAGGCAACAGAAATTGCTGATTTCTTCAGTGTAACCCCTGGGGCTGTTACATCTATGTGCGATAAATTGGAAAAGCTTCATTTTGTTCAACGCGTTAGAGAAAGTGAAGATCGACGTGTCGTAAACATGAAGTTAACGACAGAAGGAGAACAAAAAGTACAAGAAATTTTTTTAAAACTTCCACAAGAAAAACTAACAGAAATAGCAAATGTGTTAACGGATGTAAATCAGTTAATGCAAAAAATTTTTTAA